In Papaver somniferum cultivar HN1 chromosome 9, ASM357369v1, whole genome shotgun sequence, the genomic stretch aaaaaagatagcaaaagacaccaaaatttttgttaacgaggaaaattgcaatgcagaaaaaccgtggGATCTAGTCTAGAACTTGagcaccatactgtattaagtcgctaaaaACATTAACATATTATCAGGCTTCGACTGAAATGTAATTGAGACCAAATCGACCCTACAAAAAATTCACCTTTAGTCGCGCTCCTTTACGTCTCTTGGATCTCGCAATATCTTAACAACacgattcccttagttgatgacCTTCACAGACCTAGAAGTTGCTTCAGCTAAACAAAAAGAAATCCGTATATAGCTTTTCAAGAGCTTTATGACCAAATCTTGAAACCGAATACTGAGCTGTGCTTTCTCATTCGCATTACCAAATGCTTTCTACATCTATTTTGCACAAACCACCAAGAATCAGTTTACTTCCCCTATTGTATTATGCCGATAATACAATTTACCCTTTATTTAAACAATTTATAATTTCCTAAAAttctctaaaaaaaatatttggaaaatatgtatTATCCACGTGTGAGAAGAGAAAGGGGTTTATGATCCTTTGACATGGCATATACTTTTTGTATGAATACCATATTCTCTCAAAATAACATCTTTGAAGAAGAATATCCAATCACAATTCTTCCTTTACAGATCCTTTTCAATATTATAATTACTTCCTCTAGTAACCTTACTAGAATAAACCACAATCATGAATACTATTTCTTCTCTCTCTATAAATCATTCTTTTTCTCCTTTCCTCCCTGCTAccaactcttcttcttcaacttcaacctCAACCTCAACTTCTCTTTCTATTGTCCattttccatcttcttcttcttcttctctttgtaaTTCTAGAATTAAACTAAAACCCATTCCTTATTTGATTAGTAGAGAGCTAAGGAGTAGTAAAGGAAAGAAATTTATATCGAAAATGTCAATTACTGAATCTTTACTTGAAGAAGGACGTGCTGGTGCTActgataatgataatgatgatgaagtGATTCCTCCTGTTGTTGATTGTACTGAAGGGAATAAACCTAGACGTATTGCTCTCTTTGTTGAACCTTCTCCCTTTGCGTGAGTATTCTATTCAGCTCCTTTCTTGTATATTCTTGATGTGATTGTGGTTGTAATTGAGTGTGTTTTGAAGTCTTAatcattgttttttttcttctgtggTTTCTTGTTTTGATCAGTTTTTTGTATAGTTTCTTGTTGCGATGTTGACTTGAATTGGGTATTATAGTATCAATAACTAGTTTTTGAAGGCTAATTTCATTCATTTAGTAGCAGATTTTAGTTTTTATTCTCAAGATTTTGGCATCAATTTGATTGTTGATTCCAGATGTAGTTTATGGTTGACCCAAGTTTGTTGTTGCTATTAGCTGTACTTTAATCTACTTCTATGCTTCTGTTGACTTTAGATTAGGCTTTGTGTTTCAATTGAGATTTTGATAAATATAAGTTTTAAAATAGTTGTGTCATATATTCTCTCAATTACATTGTCAAGAAATGTGAATCATACAGGTTAACTGTTTACGGTTTTGTCTGTGAGACTGACAATTGCTTGGTTTTGTTTTGTAGTTATGTCTCTGGGTATAAAAATAGGTTCCAGAATTTCATCAAATACTTGCGTGAAATGGGAGACGAGGTATGAATCATTTGTTGGTGGTCATGTTTTCATTTGTGTTTATACATTACAGGCTAATCACTTTATGAGCTGAGAAATCTCGATGTGGTTTAATAACAATCAACTTTTGTATGCTTGGTTTAGGTTTTGGTTGTAACAACCAAAGATGGAGTTCCTGATGAATTTCACGGAGCAAAACTAATTGGATCAAAAAGGTTAGTTTCCGTTACTATCAAATGATTACGGTCAATACTCCACTTCATATGAATTCTATTTCTTTTACGCTTTATCTCAAGTATAAGCTTATTTTTTCTACTGTTATGTTTCAGCTTCCCCTGCCCGTGGTATAATaaggttcccctttcactagctCTAAGCCCTAGAATTATATCAGAGGTTGCCAATTTCAAGCCTGACATTATACATGCATCATCACCTGGAATTATGGTAACTTTGTCACAACTGTTCTACATCTTCTTTTAGTGATGTTTTCTTTTCATCTTCCACAGTCTGCTCCCAATTGTAGAATTAAGTGGTTGTACTCTTTGGAGGGTAATTCCTCTTAGTAACTGCTGATGCATGGCTGACGATAATGTTGATGATGTAGGTATTTGGCGCTCTTATCATTGCAAAGCTCTTGTCTGTTCCAATAGTGATGTCATATCACACTCATGTTCCAATGTATGTCTGCGGTTTCTATATCTTTCTTTTTTGGTTCTTCAGTATGACTTTATATACTTCTGCTTTATAATATTGTGAACAGTAGACACAGGCCAAATGAGATGCCTGACTTGGCTCATCTGGAAGTTTGACCAGGCTCACGCTCATAAATATTAATTAACATAGCAAACCCACATTTTTATACTTAAATGAAAATAGTTGAATTGTTTTCTAATTTATATGCTTGTTTCGTACTTCACATATTTGGGGTGCGTAAAGCATTTTCCGGATTAAAACTAATCCAGCGATTGCATAACAGATACATTCCAAGATACACTTTCAGTTGGCTGGTGACACCAATGTGGATGGTCATAAGTAAGTTATCTGTTGTTTTTAGTTTGCTACTTTTTAGAAATGATATTGATTAAGACGAGTAAGCTGCTACATTTTTCTTAaaattattttccttgttttacAGAGTTCCTTCACAGGTCTGCTGACCTTACGCTAGTGCCATCAGCTCAAATTAGCAGGGATCTCCAAGCAGCTCACGTGACAACAGGTGAATACGGAACTCCCGTTCACTCGATGGTTTCTTACTTAACACAAAACAAGTGTTTGTTTCACATGCTAGATAGCCACAATTTCATTGGAGGATcaccatttatatatatatatatatatgcattttTGTTCATTACATTTTTTTCTTCATTACGTGCTTAAACTACACTCTCCTTCCTCTAGTGGATGCTCACTAAGTTCGCATTAATATTTTGTTGTGTAATACTTACTGTAATCTTAAGTGGAATATCtctgtttttcattctttttctatACGTACTCCAACATGTATGCCTTTTTCgattttgttacttcttgttTGTTCTGTTCCTTTACCCTCTCTTGTCACTTTTCAGTTCTTTTCTTCATAGTTTCGTTTACTTATTTTTCATGTTTCACTTGTCAGCCAATAGAATCCGTCTCTGGAATAAGGGTGTAGATTCAGACAGTTTCCACCCACGTTTCCGGAACCACGAAACACGATGTTTACTAAGGTATGGCTGTTATGTCATCATCTCCCTCCCTGGTAAATATTCTTTGTTGGCTGTTTGTCTAACCTTCAAATTTCCGTCTACTCAGCAATGGAGAACCGGAAAAACCTTTGATAATTCATGTTGGGCGACTTGGAGTTGAGAAGAGTCTGGATTTTTGTAAACAGTAAGTTCCTGTCTTTTGGTTTTGAGTTTTTTTGCCTTTCCTCCTTCGCTTGTTTTATCCATAGTCAGGTGTCTGAAATCACTCACATGTATAAAACTTACTCTGCTTGAGTTTGACCATAACTGGATGAGTCTATTCAACCTTTGACGAATATGTTATGCTGCAGGGTGATGGATAGGATTCCAGAAGCACGAATTGCTTTTATTGGTGATGGGCCATACAGGTAAGCGTAGAGACTCTGCTATCCTCTTGATCACTTAAAATAAGCTACATGTTTATATTCACATGAGCATTGTCATGACCATGCAGGGCAGAACTGGAGAGCATATTCACCGGCATGCCTGCAGTATTTACAGGAATGTTATCGGGTGAAGAACTCTCAAAAGCTTACGCAAGTGGAGATGTTTTTCTTATGCCATCAGAATCCGAAACTCTAGGTCTTGTTGTCCTGGAATCCATGTCTTCAGGGGTCCCAGTGGTTGGTGTTCGTGCTGGTGGAATCCCTGACATAATTACAGCAGATCAAGAGGGAAAAACAGGATACCTTTATACTCCTGGAGATCTTGAAGACTGTTTAAACAAATTAATTCCTCTCTTACGTGATTCCGAATTGAGAGAAAGAATTGGGAAAGCTGCTCGTGAAGATATGGAGCAGTACGATTGGAGAGCTGCCACGAAAAAGATCAGAAACGAGCAATACAATGCTGCAATCTGGTTCTGGAGAAGGAAGAAAGCTG encodes the following:
- the LOC113310666 gene encoding sulfoquinovosyl transferase SQD2-like, encoding MNTISSLSINHSFSPFLPATNSSSSTSTSTSTSLSIVHFPSSSSSSLCNSRIKLKPIPYLISRELRSSKGKKFISKMSITESLLEEGRAGATDNDNDDEVIPPVVDCTEGNKPRRIALFVEPSPFAYVSGYKNRFQNFIKYLREMGDEVLVVTTKDGVPDEFHGAKLIGSKSFPCPWYNKVPLSLALSPRIISEVANFKPDIIHASSPGIMVFGALIIAKLLSVPIVMSYHTHVPIYIPRYTFSWLVTPMWMVIKFLHRSADLTLVPSAQISRDLQAAHVTTANRIRLWNKGVDSDSFHPRFRNHETRCLLSNGEPEKPLIIHVGRLGVEKSLDFCKQVMDRIPEARIAFIGDGPYRAELESIFTGMPAVFTGMLSGEELSKAYASGDVFLMPSESETLGLVVLESMSSGVPVVGVRAGGIPDIITADQEGKTGYLYTPGDLEDCLNKLIPLLRDSELRERIGKAAREDMEQYDWRAATKKIRNEQYNAAIWFWRRKKAELLRPFQWCFKKIFGPKDEVTYVK